The proteins below come from a single Xyrauchen texanus isolate HMW12.3.18 chromosome 1, RBS_HiC_50CHRs, whole genome shotgun sequence genomic window:
- the LOC127651286 gene encoding T-cell surface antigen CD2-like isoform X2 — protein sequence MFQLLKMNTFQESCCSIFGILLFFLLQGSCVIVHKAVGSSLRLMHDIPKENLSLVQWKLNETMFAEYDGTKFNDVKQNIFAGRLRMNLSMSHISVTVEELHFQDSGRFSIVAEGPQSKQYKTQDIELHVQDPIRDVQIKSNFTWQESKNTCTFHLHCLVSGDLKPSYNWSGYEVGSEQHLHFNLHPSMSVTLNCTASNRVSIKSSTLTVKCSEESISSFLQYKYLLIAVGTGIMGILMLSGIIAACCRWRTNKEKGESEAEITVYEDVNSGGTARTTPQTLYDKINYQRHPADGPSTSSPNQEVFE from the exons GGTCATGTGTGATTGTACATAAAGCTGTTGGGAGCTCTCTGCGTCTAATGCATGATATTCCAAAAGAAAACCTTAGTCTGGTACAATGGAAATTAAATGAGACAATGTTTGCAGAGTATGATGGAACTAAGTTTAATGacgtaaaacaaaacatttttgctgGAAGGTTAAGGATGAACCTAAGTATGAGTCATATTAGTGTAACAGTAGAAGAACTTCATTTCCAGGATTCTGGAAGGTTCTCCATTGTTGCAGAAGGACCCCAGTCTAAGCAATATAAAACACAAGACATTGAGTTGCATGTGCAAG ATCCCATCAGAGATGTACAGATTAAGTCCAATTTTACCTGGCAGGAGTCaaaaaacacatgcacatttCATCTTCATTGTCTAGTCTCTGGCGATCTGAAGCCGTCCTACAACTGGAGTGGCTATGAGGTTGGGAGTGAACAACATCTACATTTCAATCTCCATCCATCAATGAGCGTCACACTCAATTGCACAGCCAGTAACCGTGTCAGCATTAAGTCTTCTACCTTGACCGTGAAGTGCAGTGAGGAGTCTATATCAA gTTTTCTTCAGTACAAGTACTTGCTGATTGCGGTAGGAACTGGAATTATGGGAATTCTCATGCTGAGTGGAATCATAGCAGCATGCTGCAGATGGAGGACCAATAAAG AAAAAGGAGAGAGTGAGGCAGAGATAACAGTGTACGAAGACGTGAACTCTGGTGGCACAGCAAGGACAACG CCTCAAACCCTTTATGACAAAATCAACTATCAACGTCACCCTGCTGATGGCCCAAGCACTTCCTCTCCCAACCAGGAAGTCTTTGAGTAA
- the LOC127651286 gene encoding T-cell surface antigen CD2-like isoform X1, translating into MFQLLKMNTFQESCCSIFGILLFFLLQGSCVIVHKAVGSSLRLMHDIPKENLSLVQWKLNETMFAEYDGTKFNDVKQNIFAGRLRMNLSMSHISVTVEELHFQDSGRFSIVAEGPQSKQYKTQDIELHVQDPIRDVQIKSNFTWQESKNTCTFHLHCLVSGDLKPSYNWSGYEVGSEQHLHFNLHPSMSVTLNCTASNRVSIKSSTLTVKCSEESISSFLQYKYLLIAVGTGIMGILMLSGIIAACCRWRTNKEKGESEAEITVYEDVNSGGTARTTKRTESVVNGMSIYETVDETRIMSNMPQTLYDKINYQRHPADGPSTSSPNQEVFE; encoded by the exons GGTCATGTGTGATTGTACATAAAGCTGTTGGGAGCTCTCTGCGTCTAATGCATGATATTCCAAAAGAAAACCTTAGTCTGGTACAATGGAAATTAAATGAGACAATGTTTGCAGAGTATGATGGAACTAAGTTTAATGacgtaaaacaaaacatttttgctgGAAGGTTAAGGATGAACCTAAGTATGAGTCATATTAGTGTAACAGTAGAAGAACTTCATTTCCAGGATTCTGGAAGGTTCTCCATTGTTGCAGAAGGACCCCAGTCTAAGCAATATAAAACACAAGACATTGAGTTGCATGTGCAAG ATCCCATCAGAGATGTACAGATTAAGTCCAATTTTACCTGGCAGGAGTCaaaaaacacatgcacatttCATCTTCATTGTCTAGTCTCTGGCGATCTGAAGCCGTCCTACAACTGGAGTGGCTATGAGGTTGGGAGTGAACAACATCTACATTTCAATCTCCATCCATCAATGAGCGTCACACTCAATTGCACAGCCAGTAACCGTGTCAGCATTAAGTCTTCTACCTTGACCGTGAAGTGCAGTGAGGAGTCTATATCAA gTTTTCTTCAGTACAAGTACTTGCTGATTGCGGTAGGAACTGGAATTATGGGAATTCTCATGCTGAGTGGAATCATAGCAGCATGCTGCAGATGGAGGACCAATAAAG AAAAAGGAGAGAGTGAGGCAGAGATAACAGTGTACGAAGACGTGAACTCTGGTGGCACAGCAAGGACAACG AAACGAACAGAAAGTGTTGTGAATGGGATGTCTATTTATGAAACCGTGGATGAAACAAGAATCATGTCAAACATG CCTCAAACCCTTTATGACAAAATCAACTATCAACGTCACCCTGCTGATGGCCCAAGCACTTCCTCTCCCAACCAGGAAGTCTTTGAGTAA